A stretch of the Acyrthosiphon pisum isolate AL4f chromosome A2, pea_aphid_22Mar2018_4r6ur, whole genome shotgun sequence genome encodes the following:
- the LOC100164019 gene encoding uncharacterized protein LOC100164019: protein MVFPKFLLVLVILPYLNCESLDDDEFHNINTSVQLISRFSQNLIHGSILFSQHSLIDDIILISVSLKNFGDSLQWSWQIKEFPVDYTILADRCSDKNLGNKLLNFDDTFGELTLENHTRLQFSISKSILELTGPLGIWYRSLLLKDNAGNSICSTIMAKDDSELRVAEAKFQTRFFGSIYIVWVGISRSLMDAVIFTNIEDRKSLKTELTTNNWKIFSTDVLESILDKSKLNCDALQILYDPESNGLGDLGGRLGPVQIGKKSLIRDTNLATFDIEYDSRALYMVLFDSERADNILDCAQINLKKSITLKGFVNETKIKLDLTLWQKSKFEVTNVYTKADSIQNDITLRLHEMPLIPKTYKTPSNINNSCLGIGKIFNPTGKLFPAEAERLTQDKYAIGDLSGKYNYDSSSWDTYLPLFGSYSVIHRSLVIYINKEILTCTTLIPFTGPNSQTKVAYLTSEAIFRYPLVGRIVFRQPIDIGATETVIIVESLVHADGTTLRDSDEHRWSINIQPPGKDFYNWMDRCKSAGPIYDPHKVVKNNMTFLCSKSLKYCSVGDLSSRLNSLSIAGNKLNAIGVSRHMFVDEYMSLFGINSIIGKSLVIYGDHGPEARGDRLACSKIEKVWHRKAVVKDWYSDTDINSVSGKIELFQLSEYDPVDFEINLQGVQGGYDYYVYSNSVDGGLDLPCESSNLYEIWDPWNNKEIGGLRYGDWSLRFGSIHGARTVSAIGNDTHAQLFGQLVFLGRSVMIHGMPSKKRLVCSTIERGYAPSEAREIRAMASFHNPNGFLYGYIRMTQLVYNDGSKSDTVIEINLHYPGLYNKNMTKNHKWAIYVNPVGIDATVKDHGTRCTAAGYIWNPYYTQLADPLNVKLYEDECGPDQPLRCYVGDISGRLGNIDIGSHSMVFSDPNLPLEGDISAIGRSIIVFSKNGYEKLGCANIEYDKDIIKYVNVRKTTKYETTHFFEAVRNAMGVPDWMITVDSRKTKILHNGACIQYLVHFKGALANELESDFSKLLAIGHLPAQTLKISGYYPTNVKLKIPYQGCPVYNKKLASSISSAGMRITGFFFVITAFITLNIFLYG, encoded by the exons ATGGTTTTTCCAAAGTTTTTGTTGGTGTTAGTCATCCTCCCCTACTTAAACTGTGAAAGTCTGGATGAtg ATGAATTTCACAATATAAATACCAGTGTACAGTTGATTTCAAGGTTTTCCCAAAACCTAATCCATGGTTCAATATTGTTTTCTCAACATTCTTTGattgatgatattattctaatttctgtttcattaaaaaattttggCGACTCATTACAATGGTCTTGGCAAATAAAAGAATTTCCCGTTGATTATACTATTTTAGCTGATCGATGTAGTGACAAAAACCTtggaaataa attattaaacTTTGATGATACATTTGGAGAATTAACATTAGAAAATCATACAAGActtcagttttcaatttcaaaatctaTATTAGAACTTACTGGTCCTTTGGGAATTTGGTATAGATCTTTGTTGCTTAAAGATAATGCTGGTAATAGTATTTGCTCAACAATTAtg gcAAAAGATGATTCAGAATTGAGAGTGGCTGAAGCTAAGTTTCAAACTCGGTTTTTTGgcagtatttatatagtttggGTTGGTATATCAAGGAGTTTAATGGATGCtgttatatttactaatattgaagatagaaaaagtttaaaaactgaGCTCACTActaataattggaaaatattttcaactgatGTTCTTGAATCTATTTtag ATAAGTCAAAACTGAATTGTGATGCTCTTCAGATTTTATATGATCCTGAATCGAATGGCTTAGGTGATTTAGGTGGTAGACTTGGGCCAGTTCAAATtggtaaaaaatcattaatacgAGATACTAATTTAGCAACATTTGATATTGAATATGATAGTAGAGCTTTATACATGGTTCTGTTTGATAGTGAACGTgctgataatattttagattgtgcacaaataaatctaaaaaaaagcaTTACtctcaa ggGATTTGTTaacgaaacaaaaataaaacttgatTTGACGTTATGgcaaaaatctaaatttgaagTTACTAATGTTTATACCAAAGCTGATTCAATCCAAAATGATATAACTTTAAGATTACATGAAATGCCGTTGATTccaaaaacatataaaacgccatcaaatataaataatagttgtttGGGTATTGGTAAAATTTTTAATCCAACTGGTAAATTATTTCCCGCTGAAGCTGAAAGACTAACACAAGATAAATATGCTATTGGTGATTTAagtggaaaatataattatgatagttCTAGTTGGGATACATATTTACCTCTATTTGGAAGCTATAGTGTTATTCACAGATCATTAGTTATATACat aaataaagaaatattgacTTGCACTACATTGATACCATTTACTGGTCCAAATTCTCAAACTAAAGTAGCTTACTTAACATCAGAAGCAATTTTTCGCTATCCTCTAGTTGGTAGAATTGTATTTCGACAACCTATTGACATCGGAGCAACTGAAACTGTAATAATAGTTGAAAGTTTAGTTCATGCTGATGGTACAACACTTAGAGATTCAGACGAACATAGGTGGTCTATAAATATACAACCACCTGGAAAAGACTTTTATAATTGGATGGATCGATGTAAAAGTGCAGGTCCTATATATGATCCTCAcaag gttgtgaaaaataatatgacatttttatgcAGTAAGTCCCTTAAATACTGCAGTGTAGGTGATTTATCTTCTCGTTTGAATAGTTTGTCGATAGCCGGTAATAAATTAAACGCAATAGGTGTGAGTAGACATATGTTTGTGGATGAATATATGTCATTGTTTggaataaattcaattattggTAAATCACTGGTGATTTATGGTGACCATGGTCCAGAAGCTCGTGGGGATCGTTTAGCTTGTTCAAA aaTAGAAAAGGTATGGCATCGGAAAGCTGTAGTAAAGGACTGGTACAGTGATACTGACATAAATTCTGTTTCtggtaaaattgaattattccAACTTTCTGAGTATGATCCAGTTGATTTTGAGATCAACCTCCAAGGTGTACAAGGCggttatgattattatgtttattca AATTCAGTTGATGGTGGTTTAGACTTACCTTgtgaaagttcaaatttatatgaaatttgGGATCCATGGAATAATAAAGAGATTGGAGGTTTACGATATGGTGATTGGAGTTTGAGATTTGGCTCAATACATGGTGCTAGAACTGTGTCTGCAATTGGAAATGATACCCATGCTCAGTTATTTGGTCAATTAGTATTTTTAGGTCGATCAGTTATGATACATGGCATGCCTTCTAAAAAGAG ATTGGTGTGTTCTACAATAGAAAGAGGATATGCACCTTCAGAAGCACGAGAAATCAGAGCAATGGCTTCATTTCATAACCCTAATGGTTTTCTTTATGGTTATATACGAATG aCTCAACTAGTTTATAATGACGGAAGTAAAAGTGATActgtaattgaaattaatttgcattacccaggtttatataataaaaatatg ACTAAAAATCATAAATGGGCAATTTATGTTAACCCAGTTGGTATTGATGCCACTGTTAAAGACCATGGAACTCGGTGCACTGCTGCTGGGTACATTTGGAACCCATACTACACACAACTTGCTGATCCATTGAAT GTCAAGCTGTATGAAGATGAATGTGGGCCCGATCAACCTTTACGGTGTTATGTTGGTGATATATCTGGTCGTTTGGGTAATATTGACATTGGTTCACATTCAATGGTATTTTCTGATCCAAATTTACCTTTAG AAGGAGACATTTCAGCAATTGGTAGATCAATTAtcgtattttcaaaaaatggttATGAAAAATTAGGATGTGCCAACATCGAGTATGATAAAGATATCATTAAATATGTGAATGTGAGAAAAACTACTAAATATGAAACGACACATTTTTTTGAAGCTGTGAGGAATGCAATGGGGGTTCCTGATTGGATGATAACTGTAGAcagtagaaaaacaaaaatattacataatggcGCTTGTATTCAATATTTGGTCCATTTTAaag gtGCCCTTGCTAATGAATTGGAATCTGATTTTAGTAAACTATTAGCAATTGGACATTTGCCTGCTCAAACACTAAAAATTAGTGGTTATTATCCTactaatgttaaattaaaaattccttaTCAAGGATGTCCTGTGTACAACAAAAAATTAGCTTCAA GTATATCATCTGCAGGGATGAGGATCACGGgcttttttttcgttataactgcatttattactttaaacatatttttatatggttGA